The Brachyhypopomus gauderio isolate BG-103 chromosome 2, BGAUD_0.2, whole genome shotgun sequence genome contains a region encoding:
- the hapstr1a gene encoding HUWE1-associated protein modifying stress responses 1 translates to MEDKKEEREAEIQEHGPEHWFSSWERQCLAEADRAEPRGEEETEKDQETLWHLFQDSATAVAQLYKDRVCHQPGPSLWVPFQNAATAVTNLYKESVDAHERSFDLGIQTGQQRRNKDVLAWVKKKRRTIRREDLISFLCGKAPPPRVSRTAPRLSPNRPPPSDTVSSVETDLQPFREAIALHGLSGAMASISVRSGSAAPGSPTHVGAASNRRRNGFHDVDLNTFISEEMALHLDGGGGNRKRSSAQCADVITDSPTHKRNRTI, encoded by the exons ATGGAGGACaagaaggaagagagggaggcagagattcAGGAACACGGACCCGAACACTGGTTCTCGAGCTGGGAGAGACAGTGCTTGGCGGAGGCGGACCGGGCGGAACCGAGGGGCGAGGAGGAGACGGAGAAGGACCAGGAGACACTGTGGCATCTGTTCCAGGACTCCGCCACGGCGGTGGCGCAACTTTATAAGG ATCGAGTGTGCCACCAACCAGGACCGTCACTGTGGGTACCCTTTCAGAATGCTGCAACAGCTGTGACCAATCTTTACAAAG AGAGTGTTGATGCGCATGAGAGAAGCTTTGACCTAGGAATTCAGACCGGTCAACAGAGACGCAACAAGGATGTTTTGGcttgggtgaaaaagaaaagaagaaccATTCGACGGGAGGATCTGATAAGTTTCCTGTGTGGCAAAGCGCCACCACCCAGGGTTTCCAGAACAGCACCCAGACTGTCGCCTAACCGGCCTCCTCCTTCAGACACCGTTTCGTCTGTGGAGACTGATTTGCAGCCCTTCCGCGAAGCCATTGCACTGCACG GTCTCAGTGGAGCGATGGCCAGCATCAGCGTGCGTTCGGGTTCGGCCGCCCCGGGCTCCCCCACTCACGTCGGCGCCGCCTCCAACCGCAGGAGAAACGGATTCCACGACGTGGACCTGAACACTTTCATATCGGAGGAGATGGCGCTGCACTTGGACGGCGGTGGCGGGAACAGGAAGCGCTCGTCGGCCCAGTGCGCCGACGTCATCACGGACTCGCCGACCCACAAACGCAACAGGACGATCTGA